A single Lactuca sativa cultivar Salinas chromosome 8, Lsat_Salinas_v11, whole genome shotgun sequence DNA region contains:
- the LOC111918625 gene encoding uncharacterized protein LOC111918625, with amino-acid sequence MGSYRIVTNRPSVNTDFTSSKLFINSHIDEITNLNKSLDGDDRPHSSTNTFSLVPSNQTFAYDDFMVKNNLKGIVEVWEPVEKCHFIIVGTIKEILQNQKWYYQACTNSFGKPDESDAHQTKSYECHNENCTKTTTLVVPRFMIPIRVQDNTGTITLTMFEREDDIGLYPGEINALKGLKLAFKIYVTKFKVSNKNNQYGIARISEDETLIEQLENKFTESQPSNSQSLDFGSVDLQSQEIKNLKDAVSGIDNITPSTIDKNDTTSPMKILNTTPVLKRNLEEVFDLELNDHLSTSKTPKISPYGPAKQLLIVKLEKNG; translated from the exons ATGGGGAGTTACAGAATTGTTACAAATCGTCCAAGTGTAAACACCGACTTTACCTCTTCCAAGTTGTTCATTAACTCTCACATAGATGAAATTACCAATCTCAACAAAAG TTTGGATGGAGATGATCGTCCTCATTCATCTACAAATACATTTTCACTTGTTCCATCCAATCAAACTTTTGCATATGATGATTTCATGGTAAAAAATAACTTGAAGGGTATCGTTGAGGTTTGGGAACCTGTTGAG AAATGCCATTTCATTATTGTGGGCACTATAAAGGAAATTTTGCAAAACCAAAAATGGTATTATCAAGCATGTACCAACTCTTTTGGAAAACCAGATGAAAGTGATGCTCATCAAACAAAGTCTTATGAATGTCATAATGAAAATTGCACAAAAACTACCACTTTAGTTGTTCCAAG GTTTATGATTCCTATACGTGTACAAGATAATACGGGAACTATAACCTTAACCATGTTTGAGAGAGAAG ACGATATTGGTTTATATCCGGGGGAAATTAATGCATTGAAAGGTTTGAAATTGGCCTTTAAAATTTATGTTACAAAATTCAAGGTGTCCAACAAAAACAACCAATATGGTATTGCTAGAATCAGTGAGGATGAGACTTTAATCGAACAACTTGAAAATAAGTTCACCGAGTCACAG CCTTCTAATTCACAATCATTGGATTTTGGTTCGGTCGATTTGCAATCTCAAGAGATCAAAAATTTAAAG GATGCAGTTTCTGGCATAGATAACATAACTCCTTCCACTATCGATAAAAACGACACAACAAGTCCAATGAAGATTTTGAACACAACACCAGTCTTAAAGCGAAATCTGGAAGAAGTTTTCGATTTAGAGTTGAATGATCACTTATCtacatcaaaaactccaaaaatatctcCATATGGTCCGGCAAAACAATTGTTGATCGTAAAGTTGGAGAAAAATGGTTGA